TCATAACAAATAATGAATTCTAAACCAAGTTCTAAGAATCTATCCCTCTTCCACTAATCGATCCGTCCTCCCTCTTCAAGTAAAGATAAATGTCACAGAATACTTACTGTATACTCTGATGACTGAGGTCTAAGCCCCTTGGAAAGAGCGGGAGGCTTTCCTGTAGTTGCAGGAGTCTGATTGAAGTTCaaagccattatttcttccagtgattttaatgtttcctcttcctcatcacTGTCTAGGTTGTAACCTAAACTTTCTTCATCACTATCAAAATCAccccttaattttcttttcagtgcaTTGCTACCTGCATTGGAATTTCCTGAACTCGCTTTATCTGAAGGGGCTTTATCTGAAGGCGCTGTAGGGCTCGGGATACATGGCACAACTTCCAAAGCAGCCGGGGGAGACTTTGCAGGAGTGCCATATTCTGAACGCAAAGATCCCCCACAGACTTTCCCTGAAGATACGTCAGAATCAGCCTTATTATTGTTAGTCTTTGCTTTGTGTTCCTTGTGTTTGGAGGCCTCTGTAGAATGCCCAGAACACTCTTTAGATGAGGAATGCTCTTTATCTTTTTTAGGAACTGGAAGAGTGCAATTTTTAGCATTTAACGGTACCCGAGAGGAACCAGCACTTGGAACATGGGAAAGTAAAGGTAGAAGTTTTGTCTCCTTTGATGCCACAGAGctggcagttttatttttctgaaggtTGCTAGCTTTTTTAACTGCAGACTTCTCCTGAGGTAAAGATAAGTGGGGTTTCTGCATCTTAGTCTCTTTGGTACTTGCCACACGTATTTGGTCACTATTCCTGGAAGAATGGTGGCCAGAATTTGAAGGTGCCAAGCCTGCAGAGGAGCAATCAGCTTCTTCAGTCGGTTCCTTGGATATGTCTTCCAAGCGCAACACCCCACCAGGGGTCTTCAGTGCAATGTGTTTTATAAACTTCTCTCTCGGATGCGGTGTGTCAGGACGCTTCTCGAGGAAGGACTCTTTTGCTTTTGGCATTATAGATTCTCTTGTGCTTTTCAGATCTGAGTCCAcagagttcctttttcttttgtcaggGAATTTATTCTGCTTAGAGCCtgctaaaatttaatttttgccaGATTAGTGAGAAGCATATTTTCCTATCTTAGTAAAGTTTATTCAATGGGTGTCTAGAACACTGACAAAATGTCTAAATTCTAAAAGTTTAGGCTGAGATTATTCACCATAtatagaatgaagaaaaagagttaatatcatcatttatttattaactgaTAAATACTGGTGCCCAAGAAATTTAAAGCTAATGAAAATGCTTGTTTTCATTCCAAAGCTATTAAACAGAATTAAAGGTGTCACTCCCCCAAACATAAAAAACTGTATATTTGTATCAAAGAAAGGATTCCAAAGGCACTTTCCTTCAAAGTACATACACTCTTTCTTAAACCAAGGACTACCTGGTTCCAGAAATGTAACACTTCTACATCTAAATTTATAGTACCTTAAAACACATATACCATAACAAGTTGAAGGCagacaaattttaatttctcaattaaaaaaaactcaccCAAGTCTTTCTCCCTGGTATTTGTTTACTCTTTCCCCTATATCCTTCAAGTCTTCAGCTGtgttacaggttgaattgtggttcccaaaatatgttggagtcctaactcccagaacctcagaatgtgacttttaTTAGAAACAGGGTCTTTACAGGGCTAATCAAGCTAAAATGAGGTtgttagggtgggtcctaatccaatatgactggtgtccttataaaaggggaaatttggacatggAGACAGACATGCAGAGGGAAGATGACAtgaagacacacagagagaagacaccaTGTGACTGGAGTGTTttatctacaagtcaaggaatgccaaggattgtaGGCAagcaccagaagctggaagaggcaaggaagaattctcCCTGAGAGTTGTTATAGACAGCAGGGCCCTGCTGACAAccataattttgcatttttagcttccagaaccatgagacaataaattcttgttgtttcaagccacctaGTTTttgatactttgttatggcagcccttaGAAACTAACACAAGCTTTCTGTGTCTCAGGAGCTCCATCCAGAAGGACTTTAATAATCACATATATTCGAGttaaccagtttttaaaaatttcttattgTGTTGAAAAACGTGATGTTTCATTAATTCCCTCTTAAAACtcattattcattaaaaaattctcTACTTATATAATCAGTATTCTCAAAATCAAATTTCTTTCTGCACATGGACAGATGTCCCCAAATCCTCAATAGTttgactaaaaaacaaaacaaaacaactcaagAGTTAAGCTTATTTGGATAGCTTGATCAATACATAATCTGAAAAactcaatttataaaaaatttaaaaatcaattaataaacaAATGCCCCTAtctttattcatatatatatatatatatatatctcctattacGTGAAAAAACCATTCTATGCCCACTCAGTTTCCTGGGGTTAAATGTCTtgtaaaaaaggaaaggggtCCCTTATAGTGCAGGATGAGAAACCaaataactaagaaaaagagaagacttgGCATGGACTTACACTATCTAACTTTGGGGTTACAAAAAAAATTAGCTACAGAGTTGCCAGTTTGAATTTTGTTCCACTTTCCCAGAGAAGTCAGACCATTTATACACAGCTAGTAATGAGGAGAAATTCCTGCTTTGGTTGAGGAACTGAAGACTTACCCAGGAGGAAAAACTTGTTTGTGGACAAAGTTCAGGAAAAAATCAGCTTATTAAGAGCTTTGAACATCTAGAACTAGAGGAGGGTAAACTGGTACTGCAGGTAGCTTCCCGTTGTAAGCTCTCTAGGGTAGTGGATTAACTGCAAaaatttcatgatttctttttgtACCCCTTGTACGATatgtagactgaatgtttgttttATGACATTTCAAATATCTATTAACATATAAAATACTCAGATAAGATAGGGATtgcatttgtaaaaagaaaaaaggaaaaatccaaaTGTTCATTAATAGGGAATTAGTTATTAATAAGTTATGGAATAAACTAGAGATGGATTAAGTTGGACCTCAGAATTCAGCCAAAGGACAGGGCTCTAGAAGACCAAAGAGCCAAATGCCTACTCAACCAACATTTCTGAAATCCCTGAACTTGTGTGTGGCTAATGATTGTGTAATTATGTATATCACCATCACAATCAATAAGCATAATAGCAGTAATATGAGTAAGACATAAGGTCTGGATTATTAATATCTATTCACTCTCAGATAAAGATAAAGCATTCTTCATGTTATCTAGAGTGAAAAATCCTCTTATGTCCTTTATATTCTGTTGCTAGTCAACTGaagtataaatgtatatttattaagaGTACAATACCATAATTATTAATGAGGATAATGAATATGtgcaaaaatatgagaaaaatataagtGAAGGCAACCATCTTAAGTCTGCCTCTGAAAATATGCAGAAAGCATCTTTTTCAAACAGTGTTCAAAGACTTCAGGAGGTGGGATTCTATAAACGAAACCCCTTCAGTTATCACTGAGGAAATCTGCAAACCTATGAACTGAAGAGAATTTTTATCTTAGTTAttatcagagaaaaacaaacttgaaTAGCTTGGTGGCAACACCACCACCAGCAGCCCCTTATACTGGCAGAGCTGGcctaaaattattttgttcttccATTCAACTCAGCACAAAGTGATCATTTCTTTAGTATTACAAATGTGTAACAGTACGAGTGTAGGAGCAATCTCATGgctgagaaattatttttcttgtactACAATGTCAAAATTCTCTAAAATTTGCACTAAAATAAACAacattctgaaaattaaataaatttttaaaaaacacataaaatttaaaatttattcctgtATCCTTGAAGCTCCATCTATGATGGTAAAAATATGGTTTCAGCCTTGGCTGAAGACTGATTTTTAACACTTGGTCAAAATGCAATGCACCTCgagaatatacaaaaaatagagttttACATGAAACCGGAAGAAGAGGCAGAAttgtctctctgtgcctctgtttttttTGTCTCTAAAAGTAACCACCTTATAAggatgtgaggatcaaatgaattAAAAGTATATAGAACAGGgcatggcacacagtaagtgcttaataaacattgGCTATTATCATCATGTCCAATGTACCTTACTGAGTGTGAAAATTTGCAAAGTGTACTTTTCAAAGTTTGCAGTcacagcagaaaaaaatattctgatgCACCAGACTACTAACAACTGTTATTTCTGGGGGGCCTTCCATTTTCCATGTTATAAATTTATGCAGTGTTCGAATTTTACATTGTTCTATTTTCTAGTCTAAAAAACAGATACAGATACCTTAAGAATTACTGAATTAATAGTAGCTATTTGTTAGTATGTATTGTCTCAACCAACAGATACTAAAAATAGCAACTAGTATCATGCAGGTGTCCTAgaaatttgatattaaaaagGGATCTTTGTATTTGAAACATGAGGAAACACTGTTTTAGATCATGATGTTTCAACTTCATACAAAGCATCTGTAATTCCAAGACCTCAGATAATAGTCCACAACTCCAAGAATATAAGATTATGCTTCTTAACGTAGCCAAGGATTCAGAACTAGAACAATGACTACCAAGATGAGAAACACATTGTTAGGAACTCTTGAAGAAGGCAGAGAATGAGTCAAGACAAACCACAGGTTACATATAATAAATTCAAGGactatttcctttgaatataaCTTTACTAAACTCACAACTATCTGAGATACTCAATTTCACCTATAGGAaagaaattacatatttaaactaatttgctttaaaaaacagtGCCATTAAGatgcaaatttatttaaaaattcataaatttaattttgattctaCCTGAAGCAGGTTCCCATGAATCAGAAGAGGATCTTTTTCTTGAGAGATGTCCATTTTCCTattagcaaaatgagaaaaaattaattaggaGTTGGGGGCAGTAAAGAATGTGAACTTGTCTTTAACATTTAAACACAGATTTCTAGACTGAGTAAAGCAAGCACGTATATTTGGAGATAAATTCAAACTTCTATAATAAAGTGTTTTAAGTTCTTAAGTTTTAGCATTAAAACGAAGGGCATTTgtatcataaaaatgtaaaaatagggggctggcccggtggcgcagcggttaagtgtgcacattctgctttagcGGCCCGAGGTTTgatggttcggatcccgggtgcagacacggcaccgcttggcaagccatgctgtggtaggcatcccacatataaagtagaggaagatgggcacagatgttagcctaggatcagccttcctcagcaaaaagaggagaactggcagcaatgttagctcagggctaatcttcctcaaaaaaaaaaaaaaagtaaaaataaagtgagTTCTCATAATGCAAATTAAGAGACATATTAATAACTCAAGATTGATATTAGAGCACTGTACTATTATTTTGATAAAGAAATAGTAAGCTTAATATTTGCCAATCAAATGGATACAACTCACTCTTCAGTACTTCTGTTTTAAGTATTGATGCACCACCAAACACCGAGATCttaaaaaatggaccaaataTTACTAACCTCTATTGATCATTAGCAAATCTTGCTGGTGAAGGCATCAAACTCCCTGCAAATGAACTCTAgagtttacaaatatattttccagtAATTTACAATGCAACAATCTCCATTCACTCCTAGAATGTCAtagtttggtttatttttggctatgtgattttaaaatctcATGCATCTTATCAACATACCACTTTCTTGATACCTGATCTTCCTTTATTTGCTCTCTATATAGAGAAGCTCTTTGAAACAGATGTAGCTAATAACTTGACTTTCCAGGAGAGAGGAACAGCTTTTATGCTAATCTTAAGTCTGGTCGATTCTCACAAGAGAAATCTGATGATGTTAAGATGTACTTGGATAGTTTTCTAAGTCATCTTCTAAGTTTCCTAAGACCCATACTCAATTGTTTAAGATTTATATATAATCTAAACCACTGATTCTTGAACTTTAaagtgcatcagaatcatctggaaggcttgttaaTTGCAGATTGCTAGATCCTACTTTCAGTTTCTGGTTCagtgggtctgggctggggcctgagattttgcacttttaacaagttcccaggtgatggtgATGTTGCTAGTCcagggactacactttgagaacctctgtTCTAAACCATTTCGTGctgttttacattttccaatCCTCAAGTATCTTGCTGCAACACAGCCTAATTTAAAATGACTATatttgccttaaaaaaagaatgcttaCTTTCCTGATTATGAAAGATCTTTGTTCTTGTTCTGAAAAAATCAAGGGCAAGAAACACTGCTTTACTGAGTTCTGTGAACAGTTGGAAGAAATCTAATGAAACCAGCTTCTACACAAACTATGTATCACTATTTCCTTAATAAAAGATACCAATATGATGTcaacaatttattaaatattgttacatttagtattttaaatatgataaagCAGTACCCAAAATAATTCAGTAATTATTGCACATACCAAGTTTGAAAGGTTACTCTTTCCAGGTGTGACATCATTCTGTTTACCTTCTTCTTgccttgttttatattttcttcctataCTAGATGATTTTAAGGAAAGATTGGTTGCTTCTGAGAAAGAATTTTCTGAGTTGATTCTCCGCTCCATTTGCTCCCTTCTCAACTTCTTTAGTTCTCTTTCTCTGCAGTAAGAAGCTAGTGACAACTGGAACTTAGCTCCCAGTGGGCTTTCTCCTGGCTGGTGCCTGGGTAGGCTGCTCCTGCTGCTGAGACTTCTGGAGCTGTTCTTGAAGATGTCAGCTTCTGCACCCGTGGCCTGCTTTCTGGAATCTGCATTGGTCTTGCCTCGATCTCTATCCTGCTTCTCCCTGCTATTTTCATGAGTGAACAGTGACTTCCTTCTCTCTGGAGATGGATGTTTTCTCTTTAGTGGCTTCATCTCTTTTGACAAACGATATGAAGGAGGAACAAAAATTGTTTTTGGGTATTTGGTGCCTAGGGACACACAAGGCCGACATGACTCATGTACGCCACTATCTCTATGCTGCTCTTTAACACCCTTCATGAAAGCCTTTAAAATAGAACCCTTTTCTGATGGTATCCTTTTGAGTTTGGATTCTTTTGGTGAGGATGGTTTCCTTTCAAACTTCTCTGTTCCCGTGATGGACAATCCACTTCCTCCATATTTGATATTTGATTTTTGTGGAGAATCCAACATATGTCTGTCTAAGTAGCCAATTAAAACACATACAAATTGcatgttattaaaaataacaccAATGATTAcattttgcataaatatttatttctattattaatacTTAAAATACTAAGCTACcacaaaaattttcaaatcaatATTTAGATGATGATATACATTTTAtaagagggagaaattaagacatggTCTATTTGTTAATAGCCTTACTTTCATAAAGCGCTCTTTTATGACATCATGTAAGCTCCCTGTGGCTCCATTTATGAAATAAGTTACTGTATTAGAGGCTCAAAATAGTATGCACTATGAACATTATTGActggaatattattttaaatataagaaaacataaCAGTAGTTTCCTTATGATGTTTAGAACTTATCTTTGTAGAAAACACTGCATCTtcattgtattttcaattttgaaCACTATGTTTAATCAGATTAAGAGTTTAGAGTAGATTCAAAAATTGAATCCATCTCCTTCCTCAAAAGATCTCACAAAAAAATGCATTAATAGTATACATACCTTGTTTTGAGGCTGGTTTGAAGAAATCTATAATTGACTGCTTCctgaaaataaaagcataacTAATATGGTATCACACAAGCAAATATTAAAACCTTAATAATTCAGATTAAGCAAAGAATACtagtaaatttataaaatataggcTGGATTCACTATCTGGTTTCATCAAGTTCTGACAATGGCAATAATACCTTGCTcattataaaaaattgaaaataattcacCACTTCCTATAGGAGTAAACTGATAAAAGCACAACTGAGGTTTATGTAATCTGTAGTACGAAAATAAGACGATTGGAGTGTGGATCCAGGGAAGCAGGAGAGTGCTTCCTAGGACTGAAAAGCATGCTGCTACATGGTAGAATAAAAGATCTTGAGGGGACACGATCCTAGTCCTTGATATCTCCAGTGAGTGGTACAAAATAATGCTcaacagatgtttgctgaatgaataataGAGATTATAAAAACAGAGTAAAACCTGAACAAATTCATAACAAGATTAGATGCTAGATGGCAATATGAGTGACCTGGCCAGTCTGGGGAGGCAGTTGAAGAGTGCCAGGCAAAAGGCAGAAAGGATCAAGTACTAAGCTTACACTACTCTCTTTATACACTACAGTGAGACATTAATCTAAGTAACAGCAGAAACTGGAATGAGTATTCACAACTAAATAAGTAGTGttccaatattttaattttttatctaaGAATTCTTAAGGCATTTACAAAAATAACATATTGACtaggaaaaacacaaacaaaacaaagagaaaaggaagaaagtaaacaagaataacaaaaatcaaATTGGTTTAATTTTTAAGGATTTCTGCATTGTATAGAGGACACAAAGTGAAACAGGACCATATTACCAGACTTTGTATTTTGATTTGTTCGTGTATTTAGAGTTATTTGTCAGCCGCATAAAAAGAGGGATGATATATGTAGAGAACAAAATTAACTTTCGGGTAAATTTTGCTAGTATTCCTTCCACCGAGAGAGAGCAAGCGGTGGACTATTAAGTCTTTCCTAAACATTTATCCACCACAAAATGCTCAGAGAAAACTTGAACCACCGAAGTCCCTGGAAGGTTAAGCTTCCTCACATCTTGTGTGTACACTTTACTGTCACATGAGAAGAGCAGTGACCATCTTTAATGGTTTACTGAGAGTCTCCAATGTTCGTTTGAGATGTTGGTAGAAAAGCTAAGTGGTTATGAAATGAATATGAGGGACAGGCTAAGGAAGAATCTATGCTTTGTTTTCAGAAAGTAAATTATATCAGGCAAATTAACTCCATGAGAGAGTAAATGAAGAAATGCTAGTTCTCCAAAGGGGAGGATGATGCCCTTCAGTTATTGGTTGAGGAAGGTGAGATAGGAGAGGATTAAGCAGCAGCTAATTAATTCAAAACAATACTAAACgtgtttttacatttattactaAAAGTAACACTGTATCTCTTTCCTAAAGTATCAGACCCCAGGCTCCTTTTCCATTAATACACCAGATAGAAAAACGATTTGGCGTAAAACATACCAGAAGTCTGTAAAATAATCACGAATGTAACTTTCAAGAAGGAACAGTTCCCTAAGTTCACATGCACAGAAATGTGCGTTACTTACTTATAActagttaaaaaaattatctgtaacaGCTCATAAACCCTTATCTGAAACTTTTGGGGCCAAATGTGCTTTAGAATTCTGCATTTACTGGATTTTAGAAAGGAGGTTTCTTAGATGCATTATATAAAACCCCCAGTGGGGTCTAACACTGCACCCTGTAAGCAAACATTAATATTTCCCCAGCAAAACGTACGAATACCCACACCTAATGGGATAAAGATCATATACAGCCTTCCACTAGTTCTAGCTAGGTTTGGCTGCCAGGTAAGACGTGGTGCCAAACTTACCGAAAACTTCAGGTTTTCATAGCTTTCTGGCTTTCAGAATTAAGAGAAGGGATTGTGGACCTGTACCACCAATATCAGAAGATAAATTTACTGTTAAACTTATGTTACAagattttaaacttaaaataaaaaagacagtacCAAGTGCGTGGAGAATTTAAACATGTTTTATTGTCAGAGGATGTCATTTGATGAAGCTCCCCATCTCATTACATAGCTCCCACAAAACCTGTACAAAAAAACTGGCCTCTCGCAGAGACATAAAGTTACTGAAGGAGAAGACATATCACATCCCAAATCTGCATGTTCTTTTAATTATGAATACCGTGTATACTGCACTATAAAGTAATTCGTGGAAGGGCTTCCCTCATTACCTCTTACGTAATTTCACCCAGA
This is a stretch of genomic DNA from Equus caballus isolate H_3958 breed thoroughbred chromosome 1, TB-T2T, whole genome shotgun sequence. It encodes these proteins:
- the SLF2 gene encoding SMC5-SMC6 complex localization factor protein 2 isoform X4 — its product is MTRRCMPARPGFPSSPAPGSSPPRCHLRPGSTVPAAAGKRTESPGDRKQSIIDFFKPASKQDRHMLDSPQKSNIKYGGSGLSITGTEKFERKPSSPKESKLKRIPSEKGSILKAFMKGVKEQHRDSGVHESCRPCVSLGTKYPKTIFVPPSYRLSKEMKPLKRKHPSPERRKSLFTHENSREKQDRDRGKTNADSRKQATGAEADIFKNSSRSLSSRSSLPRHQPGESPLGAKFQLSLASYCRERELKKLRREQMERRINSENSFSEATNLSLKSSSIGRKYKTRQEEGKQNDVTPGKSNLSNLENGHLSRKRSSSDSWEPASGSKQNKFPDKRKRNSVDSDLKSTRESIMPKAKESFLEKRPDTPHPREKFIKHIALKTPGGVLRLEDISKEPTEEADCSSAGLAPSNSGHHSSRNSDQIRVASTKETKMQKPHLSLPQEKSAVKKASNLQKNKTASSVASKETKLLPLLSHVPSAGSSRVPLNAKNCTLPVPKKDKEHSSSKECSGHSTEASKHKEHKAKTNNNKADSDVSSGKVCGGSLRSEYGTPAKSPPAALEVVPCIPSPTAPSDKAPSDKASSGNSNAGSNALKRKLRGDFDSDEESLGYNLDSDEEEETLKSLEEIMALNFNQTPATTGKPPALSKGLRPQSSEYTEHVCSGTYTNTLERLVKEMEDTQRLDELQKQLQEDIRQGRGIKSAVRIGDEDSTDDEDGLLEEHREFLKKFSVTIDAIPDHHPGEEIFNFFNSGKIFNQYTLDLRDSGFIGQSAVEKLILKSGKTDQIFLTTQGFLTSAYHYVQCPVPVLKWLFRMMSVHTNCIVSVQILSTLMEITIRNDTFSDSPVWPWIPSLSDIAAVFFNMGIDFRSLFPLENLQPDFNEDNLVSETQMTLGEKGSEDSSFKPIFSALPETNILNVVKFLGLCTSIHPEGYQDREVMLLILMLFKMSLEKQLKQIPLVDFQSLLINLMKNIRDWNTKVPELCLAISELSSHPHNLLWLVQLVPNWTSRGRQLRQCLSLVIISKLLDEKHEDIPNASNLQVSVLHRYLVQMKPSDLLKKMVLKKRTEQPNGTIDESLHLELEKQAYYLTYILLHLVGEVSCSHSFSSGQRVKDLVARIHGKWQEIIQNCRPTQGQLHDFWVPDS
- the SLF2 gene encoding SMC5-SMC6 complex localization factor protein 2 isoform X2 gives rise to the protein MTRRCMPARPGFPSSPAPGSSPPRCHLRPGSTVPAAAGKRTESPGDRKQSIIDFFKPASKQDRHMLDSPQKSNIKYGGSGLSITGTEKFERKPSSPKESKLKRIPSEKGSILKAFMKGVKEQHRDSGVHESCRPCVSLGTKYPKTIFVPPSYRLSKEMKPLKRKHPSPERRKSLFTHENSREKQDRDRGKTNADSRKQATGAEADIFKNSSRSLSSRSSLPRHQPGESPLGAKFQLSLASYCRERELKKLRREQMERRINSENSFSEATNLSLKSSSIGRKYKTRQEEGKQNDVTPGKSNLSNLENGHLSRKRSSSDSWEPASGSKQNKFPDKRKRNSVDSDLKSTRESIMPKAKESFLEKRPDTPHPREKFIKHIALKTPGGVLRLEDISKEPTEEADCSSAGLAPSNSGHHSSRNSDQIRVASTKETKMQKPHLSLPQEKSAVKKASNLQKNKTASSVASKETKLLPLLSHVPSAGSSRVPLNAKNCTLPVPKKDKEHSSSKECSGHSTEASKHKEHKAKTNNNKADSDVSSGKVCGGSLRSEYGTPAKSPPAALEVVPCIPSPTAPSDKAPSDKASSGNSNAGSNALKRKLRGDFDSDEESLGYNLDSDEEEETLKSLEEIMALNFNQTPATTGKPPALSKGLRPQSSEYTEHVCSGTYTNTLERLVKEMEDTQRLDELQKQLQEDIRQGRGIKSAVRIGDEDSTDDEDGLLEEHREFLKKFSVTIDAIPDHHPGEEIFNFFNSGKIFNQYTLDLRDSGFIGQSAVEKLILKSGKTDQIFLTTQGFLTSAYHYVQCPVPVLKWLFRMMSVHTNCIVSVQILSTLMEITIRNDTFSDSPVWPWIPSLSDIAAVFFNMGIDFRSLFPLENLQPDFNEDNLVSETQMTLGEKGSEDSSFKPIFSALPETNILNVVKFLGLCTSIHPEGYQDREVMLLILMLFKMSLEKQLKQIPLVDFQSLLINLMKNIRDWNTKVPELCLAISELSSHPHNLLWLVQLVPNWTSRGRQLRQCLSLVIISKLLDEKHEDIPNASNLQVSVLHRYLVQMKPSDLLKKMVLKKRTEQPNGTIDESLHLELEKQAYYLTYILLHLVGEVSCSHSFSSGQRKHFVHLCGALEKHVKCDIREDARLFYRTKVKDLVARIHGKWQEIIQNCRPTQGQLHDFWVPDS
- the SLF2 gene encoding SMC5-SMC6 complex localization factor protein 2 isoform X3, which encodes MTRRCMPARPGFPSSPAPGSSPPRCHLRPGSTVPAAAGKRTESPGDRKQSIIDFFKPASKQDRHMLDSPQKSNIKYGGSGLSITGTEKFERKPSSPKESKLKRIPSEKGSILKAFMKGVKEQHRDSGVHESCRPCVSLGTKYPKTIFVPPSYRLSKEMKPLKRKHPSPERRKSLFTHENSREKQDRDRGKTNADSRKQATGAEADIFKNSSRSLSSRSSLPRHQPGESPLGAKFQLSLASYCRERELKKLRREQMERRINSENSFSEATNLSLKSSSIGRKYKTRQEEGKQNDVTPGKSNLSNLENGHLSRKRSSSDSWEPASAGSKQNKFPDKRKRNSVDSDLKSTRESIMPKAKESFLEKRPDTPHPREKFIKHIALKTPGGVLRLEDISKEPTEEADCSSAGLAPSNSGHHSSRNSDQIRVASTKETKMQKPHLSLPQEKSAVKKASNLQKNKTASSVASKETKLLPLLSHVPSAGSSRVPLNAKNCTLPVPKKDKEHSSSKECSGHSTEASKHKEHKAKTNNNKADSDVSSGKVCGGSLRSEYGTPAKSPPAALEVVPCIPSPTAPSDKAPSDKASSGNSNAGSNALKRKLRGDFDSDEESLGYNLDSDEEEETLKSLEEIMALNFNQTPATTGKPPALSKGLRPQSSEYTEHVCSGTYTNTLERLVKEMEDTQRLDELQKQLQEDIRQGRGIKSAVRIGDEDSTDDEDGLLEEHREFLKKFSVTIDAIPDHHPGEEIFNFFNSGKIFNQYTLDLRDSGFIGQSAVEKLILKSGKTDQIFLTTQGFLTSAYHYVQCPVPVLKWLFRMMSVHTNCIVSVQILSTLMEITIRNDTFSDSPVWPWIPSLSDIAAVFFNMGIDFRSLFPLENLQPDFNEDNLVSETQMTLGEKGSEDSSFKPIFSALPETNILNVVKFLGLCTSIHPEGYQDREVMLLILMLFKMSLEKQLKQIPLVDFQSLLINLMKNIRDWNTKVPELCLAISELSSHPHNLLWLVQLVPNWTSRGRQLRQCLSLVIISKLLDEKHEDIPNASNLQVSVLHRYLVQMKPSDLLKKMVLKKRTEQPNGTIDESLHLELEKQAYYLTYILLHLVGEVSCSHSFSSGQRVKDLVARIHGKWQEIIQNCRPTQGQLHDFWVPDS
- the SLF2 gene encoding SMC5-SMC6 complex localization factor protein 2 isoform X1; translated protein: MTRRCMPARPGFPSSPAPGSSPPRCHLRPGSTVPAAAGKRTESPGDRKQSIIDFFKPASKQDRHMLDSPQKSNIKYGGSGLSITGTEKFERKPSSPKESKLKRIPSEKGSILKAFMKGVKEQHRDSGVHESCRPCVSLGTKYPKTIFVPPSYRLSKEMKPLKRKHPSPERRKSLFTHENSREKQDRDRGKTNADSRKQATGAEADIFKNSSRSLSSRSSLPRHQPGESPLGAKFQLSLASYCRERELKKLRREQMERRINSENSFSEATNLSLKSSSIGRKYKTRQEEGKQNDVTPGKSNLSNLENGHLSRKRSSSDSWEPASAGSKQNKFPDKRKRNSVDSDLKSTRESIMPKAKESFLEKRPDTPHPREKFIKHIALKTPGGVLRLEDISKEPTEEADCSSAGLAPSNSGHHSSRNSDQIRVASTKETKMQKPHLSLPQEKSAVKKASNLQKNKTASSVASKETKLLPLLSHVPSAGSSRVPLNAKNCTLPVPKKDKEHSSSKECSGHSTEASKHKEHKAKTNNNKADSDVSSGKVCGGSLRSEYGTPAKSPPAALEVVPCIPSPTAPSDKAPSDKASSGNSNAGSNALKRKLRGDFDSDEESLGYNLDSDEEEETLKSLEEIMALNFNQTPATTGKPPALSKGLRPQSSEYTEHVCSGTYTNTLERLVKEMEDTQRLDELQKQLQEDIRQGRGIKSAVRIGDEDSTDDEDGLLEEHREFLKKFSVTIDAIPDHHPGEEIFNFFNSGKIFNQYTLDLRDSGFIGQSAVEKLILKSGKTDQIFLTTQGFLTSAYHYVQCPVPVLKWLFRMMSVHTNCIVSVQILSTLMEITIRNDTFSDSPVWPWIPSLSDIAAVFFNMGIDFRSLFPLENLQPDFNEDNLVSETQMTLGEKGSEDSSFKPIFSALPETNILNVVKFLGLCTSIHPEGYQDREVMLLILMLFKMSLEKQLKQIPLVDFQSLLINLMKNIRDWNTKVPELCLAISELSSHPHNLLWLVQLVPNWTSRGRQLRQCLSLVIISKLLDEKHEDIPNASNLQVSVLHRYLVQMKPSDLLKKMVLKKRTEQPNGTIDESLHLELEKQAYYLTYILLHLVGEVSCSHSFSSGQRKHFVHLCGALEKHVKCDIREDARLFYRTKVKDLVARIHGKWQEIIQNCRPTQGQLHDFWVPDS